Proteins from one Rosa chinensis cultivar Old Blush chromosome 7, RchiOBHm-V2, whole genome shotgun sequence genomic window:
- the LOC112180444 gene encoding F-box/kelch-repeat protein SKIP25 yields the protein MANSIPEVSKRRRMSQNDNHNHNQLQQQPLLPGLPDHIAQACLSLVDPTTLYSVCRSWRRVIYTRSFPPFLSLYALFSCSSSNSIQFYNFDPVSSKWGALPSTPPDPPLRLFLRHPAFISRNLPIQSVSASGNLVLLAATTHNFFPALPRPLNFDPSTSSWHFGPPLATPRRWCAAGTLRDAVYVASGIGSHFSVNVARSVEKWDLSKKNNSTSPNGSEYLGGEWERVSSLRDGRFSRDAIDAVGWRGKLCMVNVKGDALKDGVVYDAEKDTWQDMPEGMIAGWTGPVAAMDEDVMYVVDEAKGALRRYDPGRDTWHQILESESLKGADQIAAGGGRVCAVCRGRIVVVDVAAPRPRVWDVETPSGLEAVAIHILPRMCQLV from the coding sequence ATGGCAAACTCCATACCGGAGGTGTCAAAACGTAGAAGAATGAGTCAAAACGacaaccacaaccacaaccaGCTGCAGCAGCAGCCCCTCCTGCCCGGACTCCCGGACCATATAGCCCAGGCCTGCCTTTCTCTAGTTGACCCCACTACTTTATACTCTGTCTGCCGCTCATGGCGGCGCGTCATCTACACGCGCTCATTCcctccatttctctctctctatgctCTGTTCTCTTGTTCATCTTCGAATTCGATCCAGTTCTACAACTTCGACCCGGTTTCGTCCAAGTGGGGGGCTCTTCCCTCCACGCCGCCGGACCCGCCTCTCCGCCTCTTCCTCCGCCACCCGGCTTTCATATCCAGAAACCTCCCCATCCAATCCGTCTCCGCATCAGGCAACCTGGTCCTCCTCGCCGCCACCACTCATAATTTCTTTCCTGCGCTCCCCCGGCCGCTCAATTTTGATCCCAGCACGAGCAGCTGGCACTTCGGTCCCCCACTCGCCACCCCGCGTCGCTGGTGCGCAGCTGGAACCCTAAGGGACGCGGTTTACGTGGCGAGTGGGATCGGATCCCACTTCTCGGTGAACGTGGCTCGCTCCGTCGAGAAGTGGGACCTGAGCAAGAAAAACAATAGTACTAGCCCGAACGGGAGCGAGTACTTGGGAGGGGAGTGGGAGAGAGTGAGCTCCCTACGAGACGGCAGGTTCAGCAGAGACGCGATCGACGCCGTCGGCTGGAGAGGGAAGCTCTGCATGGTGAACGTGAAAGGCGACGCCCTCAAAGACGGCGTCGTCTACGACGCAGAGAAGGACACGTGGCAGGACATGCCGGAGGGAATGATCGCGGGGTGGACGGGGCCGGTGGCGGCCATGGACGAGGACGTGATGTACGTGGTGGACGAGGCCAAGGGAGCTCTGAGAAGGTACGATCCTGGGAGGGACACGTGGCACCAGATACTGGAGTCAGAGAGCCTGAAAGGGGCGGATCAGATTGCGGCAGGAGGCGGCCGTGTTTGTGCGGTTTGCCGCGGTCGGATTGTGGTGGTGGACGTGGCGGCGCCGCGGCCGAGAGTTTGGGATGTGGAAACGCCGTCGGGGCTTGAAGCGGTGGCGATTCATATCTTGCCGAGAATGTGCCAGctggtttga